Proteins encoded by one window of Pseudokineococcus lusitanus:
- a CDS encoding ankyrin repeat domain-containing protein, whose amino-acid sequence MTGDQQTPPGHTPGEQPPPEPGSHPEGPEEAAGGSATAADLTPDELAFLHGVFDAAREGRADHLAEVVDRGVPVDLTNSSGDTLLVLAAYHQQHDAVRVLLERGADVARANDRGQSALAAAVFRQDAGIVRTLLAAGADPDDGPKGAVATARVFELPEMLGLLQDPSLRGPRG is encoded by the coding sequence ATGACCGGCGACCAGCAGACCCCGCCCGGGCACACGCCCGGCGAGCAGCCCCCTCCCGAGCCGGGCTCCCACCCGGAGGGCCCCGAGGAGGCGGCCGGCGGCTCGGCCACCGCCGCCGACCTCACGCCGGACGAGCTCGCCTTCCTCCACGGTGTCTTCGACGCCGCCCGGGAGGGCCGGGCGGACCACCTCGCCGAGGTCGTCGACCGCGGCGTGCCCGTCGACCTCACCAACTCCTCGGGCGACACGCTGCTCGTGCTCGCGGCCTACCACCAGCAGCACGACGCCGTCCGGGTGCTGCTCGAGCGCGGGGCCGACGTGGCCCGCGCCAACGACCGGGGCCAGTCGGCGCTCGCGGCGGCGGTGTTCCGGCAGGACGCCGGCATCGTGCGGACGCTGCTCGCCGCCGGGGCCGACCCCGACGACGGGCCGAAGGGCGCCGTCGCCACCGCGCGCGTCTTCGAGCTCCCCGAGATGCTGGGGCTGCTGCAGGACCCGTCCCTGCGCGGCCCGCGCGGCTGA
- a CDS encoding LLM class flavin-dependent oxidoreductase — protein sequence MPVPLSVLDLAPVDKGTSVGESIAGSVALARAAEEEGYRRVWYAEHHNMPAIASSATSTLIAHVAAHTSTIRLGAGGVMLPNHAPLTIAEQYGTLASIHPGRIDLGLGRAPGSDQNTMYALRRDPASADSFPRDVQELQGYLAGRSLVPGVQASPGAGTEVPLYILGSSLFGAQLAAALGLPYAFASHFAPQALQAAVATYRRDFQPSEQLAEPYVVAGINVLAADTREEAEEHRAVVRRSRATLLFGRGRTLTDAEADMLLEAGAGAQVDAMMTHTAAGTPDDVREQLDAFAALADADELITAHAAPTAEARVRSVHLTARVPAAA from the coding sequence ATGCCCGTCCCCCTGTCCGTCCTCGACCTCGCGCCCGTCGACAAGGGCACCAGCGTCGGCGAGAGCATCGCCGGCAGCGTCGCCCTCGCCCGGGCCGCCGAGGAGGAGGGGTACCGGCGGGTCTGGTATGCCGAGCACCACAACATGCCGGCCATCGCGTCGTCGGCGACGTCGACGCTCATCGCCCACGTCGCGGCGCACACGAGCACCATCCGGCTCGGGGCGGGCGGCGTCATGCTGCCGAACCACGCGCCGCTGACGATCGCGGAGCAGTACGGGACGCTCGCCTCGATCCACCCGGGGCGCATCGACCTCGGTCTCGGCCGGGCGCCCGGGTCGGACCAGAACACGATGTACGCGTTGCGCCGCGACCCGGCGTCGGCCGACTCCTTCCCCCGCGACGTGCAGGAGCTGCAGGGCTACCTCGCCGGCCGCTCGCTCGTCCCGGGCGTGCAGGCGTCGCCGGGCGCGGGCACCGAGGTGCCGCTCTACATCCTCGGCTCGTCGCTCTTCGGCGCCCAGCTCGCCGCGGCGCTCGGCCTGCCGTACGCCTTCGCGTCGCACTTCGCCCCGCAGGCGCTCCAGGCGGCCGTCGCGACGTACCGCCGCGACTTCCAGCCGTCCGAGCAGCTGGCCGAGCCGTACGTCGTCGCGGGGATCAACGTCCTCGCCGCCGACACCCGGGAGGAGGCGGAGGAGCACCGCGCCGTCGTCCGCCGCTCGCGCGCCACGCTGCTGTTCGGCCGCGGCCGGACGCTCACCGACGCCGAGGCGGACATGCTCCTCGAGGCGGGGGCCGGCGCCCAGGTCGACGCGATGATGACCCACACCGCCGCCGGCACCCCCGACGACGTGCGCGAGCAGCTCGACGCCTTCGCCGCGCTCGCGGACGCCGACGAGCTCATCACCGCGCACGCCGCCCCGACGGCGGAGGCCCGCGTCCGCTCCGTGCACCTCACCGCGCGGGTGCCCGCC
- a CDS encoding alpha/beta fold hydrolase, with protein sequence MADALPALEDTVLELPVGPVPVLRARPAGDVVGRLLLVPGYTGGRVDHRLLVPELAARGVDAVALTQRGQPGAVRPEGDERDVRVAARSYALADLARDVHDAAAALAALDDAWAAPVHLLGHSFGGVVAGEAALLAPSRWRGLVLLCSGPHGWPGRTDDHVEALEREGTAAALWAHLAAPGELEPPPDDAAAAWRERVLATSPGQLLAAARVLGTHVDRSDALRATGLPVLVAHGEADDAWPQADQRAMAERVGAACAVLPGGHSPNEDAPAATAALLAEHVRAAAA encoded by the coding sequence GTGGCTGACGCCCTGCCCGCCCTCGAGGACACCGTCCTGGAGCTCCCCGTCGGGCCCGTGCCCGTCCTGCGCGCCCGGCCCGCGGGCGACGTCGTCGGCCGGCTCCTGCTCGTGCCGGGGTACACCGGCGGCCGGGTCGACCACCGCCTGCTCGTCCCCGAGCTGGCCGCCCGCGGCGTCGACGCCGTGGCGCTCACCCAGCGCGGCCAGCCGGGGGCCGTGCGGCCCGAGGGCGACGAGCGCGACGTCCGCGTCGCCGCCCGCTCGTACGCGCTCGCCGACCTCGCGCGGGACGTCCACGACGCCGCGGCGGCGCTCGCGGCGCTCGACGACGCGTGGGCCGCCCCGGTGCACCTGCTCGGCCACAGCTTCGGCGGCGTCGTGGCCGGCGAGGCCGCGCTGCTCGCCCCGTCGCGCTGGCGCGGGCTCGTCCTCCTGTGCTCCGGGCCGCACGGGTGGCCGGGGCGCACCGACGACCACGTGGAGGCTCTCGAGCGGGAGGGCACCGCGGCGGCGCTGTGGGCGCACCTCGCGGCGCCGGGCGAGCTCGAGCCCCCGCCCGACGACGCGGCCGCCGCCTGGCGCGAGCGGGTCCTCGCGACCTCGCCGGGCCAGCTCCTCGCCGCCGCCCGGGTGCTCGGGACCCACGTCGACCGCTCGGACGCGCTGCGCGCCACCGGCCTCCCGGTGCTCGTCGCGCACGGCGAGGCCGACGACGCCTGGCCGCAGGCCGACCAGCGCGCGATGGCCGAGCGGGTCGGCGCGGCGTGCGCCGTCCTCCCGGGCGGCCACTCGCCGAACGAGGACGCGCCGGCGGCGACTGCGGCGCTGCTGGCCGAGCACGTCCGGGCGGCCGCGGCGTGA
- a CDS encoding catalase, with protein sequence MTTTGDRTSEQPVLTNRQGHPVYDNQNQRTVGSRGPATLENYQFLEKISHFDRERIPERVVHARGTTAFGHFEATGTWGDEPIERYTRAKLFSEAGKKSDLAIRFSTVAGGRDSSEVARDPRGFAVKFYTEDGNWDLVGNNLAVFFIRDAIKFPDFIHSQKPDPVDFERQVANRVFDFISQTPEAMHMVTLVFGPRGIPASYREMQGFGVNTYKWVNAQGETKLVKYHWIPQQGVKSYTAEDAAAVQATDLGSHTRDLYDAIKAGNYPKWDLFVQMMDDHDHPELDFDPLDDTKVWDENRFPLGKVGTMTLTGVPQDFFAESEQIAFGTGVLVDGLDFSDDKMLVGRTFSYSDTQRYRVGPNYLQLPVNSPKGARVATNQRDGQMTYVVDRPEGVNPTVNYEPSTIGGLREDVYPTHDVQGPEISGRLTRKRIERTNDYLQAGQRYQLSEQWEKDELVANLTGALGTCDRHIAERMVWHLLMCDDELGNRVGEGIGITADDVRHLEPLRTQTLTEDELDRARNLGKNGPRDVEGLKMTHTVPNERVQR encoded by the coding sequence ATGACGACCACCGGCGACCGCACGAGCGAGCAGCCCGTCCTGACGAACCGTCAGGGCCACCCCGTCTACGACAACCAGAACCAGCGCACCGTGGGCTCCCGCGGCCCGGCGACGCTCGAGAACTACCAGTTCCTCGAGAAGATCAGCCACTTCGACCGCGAGCGGATCCCCGAGCGCGTGGTGCACGCCCGCGGCACGACGGCCTTCGGCCACTTCGAGGCCACCGGCACGTGGGGCGACGAGCCGATCGAGCGCTACACGCGGGCCAAGCTCTTCAGCGAGGCCGGGAAGAAGTCCGACCTCGCGATCCGCTTCTCCACCGTCGCCGGCGGCCGGGACTCCTCCGAGGTGGCGCGCGACCCGCGCGGCTTCGCGGTGAAGTTCTACACCGAGGACGGCAACTGGGACCTCGTCGGCAACAACCTCGCGGTCTTCTTCATCCGCGACGCCATCAAGTTCCCCGACTTCATCCACTCCCAGAAGCCGGACCCGGTCGACTTCGAGCGCCAGGTCGCCAACCGCGTCTTCGACTTCATCTCGCAGACCCCCGAGGCCATGCACATGGTCACGCTGGTCTTCGGCCCCCGCGGCATCCCGGCCTCGTACCGGGAGATGCAGGGCTTCGGCGTCAACACCTACAAGTGGGTGAACGCGCAGGGCGAGACCAAGCTCGTCAAGTACCACTGGATCCCGCAGCAGGGCGTGAAGTCGTACACCGCCGAGGACGCCGCCGCGGTGCAGGCGACCGACCTGGGCTCGCACACGCGCGACCTCTACGACGCGATCAAGGCCGGCAACTACCCGAAGTGGGACCTGTTCGTCCAGATGATGGACGACCACGACCACCCGGAGCTCGACTTCGACCCGCTGGACGACACCAAGGTGTGGGACGAGAACCGCTTCCCGCTCGGCAAGGTCGGCACGATGACGCTGACCGGCGTCCCGCAGGACTTCTTCGCCGAGAGCGAGCAGATCGCCTTCGGCACCGGTGTCCTCGTCGACGGCCTCGACTTCTCCGACGACAAGATGCTCGTCGGCCGCACGTTCTCCTACAGCGACACCCAGCGCTACCGGGTGGGCCCGAACTACCTGCAGCTGCCGGTGAACTCGCCGAAGGGCGCGCGCGTCGCGACCAACCAGCGCGACGGCCAGATGACCTACGTCGTCGACCGCCCCGAGGGCGTCAACCCGACGGTGAACTACGAGCCGTCCACCATCGGCGGGCTCCGCGAGGACGTCTACCCGACGCACGACGTGCAGGGCCCGGAGATCTCCGGGCGCCTCACCCGCAAGCGCATCGAGCGCACCAACGACTACCTGCAGGCGGGCCAGCGCTACCAGCTGTCCGAGCAGTGGGAGAAGGACGAGCTCGTCGCCAACCTCACCGGCGCGCTCGGCACCTGCGACCGGCACATCGCCGAGCGCATGGTGTGGCACCTGCTCATGTGCGACGACGAGCTGGGCAACCGGGTGGGCGAGGGCATCGGCATCACGGCCGACGACGTCCGCCACCTCGAGCCGCTGCGCACGCAGACGCTCACCGAGGACGAGCTCGACCGGGCCCGCAACCTCGGCAAGAACGGCCCCCGCGACGTCGAGGGCCTGAAGATGACGCACACCGTGCCGAACGAGCGCGTCCAGCGCTGA
- a CDS encoding CynX/NimT family MFS transporter — MPVTSRPAPGPALVVAAVVVVALSLRGPLVAVAPVLEQVRADLGLTPTTAGLLTTVPVVCFAVASPLASVLLARLGPAVAVWCCLAGVAAGTVLRSVGDQAVALVATVVIGVAITIGNITLPVVVRRAVPPARWGAATGAYTAALNSGSVITSLGTEPLAAWLGWRPATAVWLVLVLAGALLWAAVVVGRPGLPAGPGTRPTATAGAAPARRRPWVSVALGVGFGAQAGCFYGLTAWLPTLLADRNGLSPTGAGAASSVFHAAAIVGALLVPLVLHRRTPRATAGLLAACWLVLPVGMLLAPAGWPVWTSLGGAAQGGVFTLVVVLLTVLADDDDDARRSSALVQGLGYTLAALGPTVLGAVHAATDGWDEPLLLVLGALLVMVVAVGAPAHVATQQQRAAREPAPSP; from the coding sequence GTGCCCGTCACCTCCCGTCCCGCGCCGGGGCCCGCGCTCGTCGTGGCCGCCGTCGTCGTCGTGGCCCTCAGCCTGCGCGGCCCGCTCGTCGCCGTGGCGCCCGTCCTCGAGCAGGTGCGCGCGGACCTCGGCCTCACGCCGACGACCGCGGGTCTCCTGACCACCGTCCCCGTCGTCTGCTTCGCCGTGGCGTCGCCGCTGGCGTCCGTGCTGCTCGCGCGGCTCGGGCCCGCCGTCGCGGTGTGGTGCTGCCTCGCGGGCGTCGCCGCGGGCACGGTCCTGCGGTCGGTCGGCGACCAGGCCGTCGCGCTGGTGGCCACCGTCGTCATCGGCGTGGCGATCACCATCGGCAACATCACGCTGCCCGTCGTCGTCCGGCGGGCCGTCCCGCCCGCGCGCTGGGGGGCGGCGACCGGGGCGTACACCGCGGCCCTCAACTCCGGCTCCGTCATCACCTCGCTGGGGACCGAGCCGCTCGCCGCCTGGCTCGGGTGGCGACCCGCGACGGCGGTCTGGCTGGTGCTCGTCCTCGCCGGCGCCCTGCTGTGGGCGGCCGTCGTCGTCGGCCGCCCGGGGCTGCCCGCCGGGCCGGGCACCCGGCCGACCGCGACCGCGGGCGCCGCGCCCGCCCGCCGCCGGCCCTGGGTCTCGGTGGCGCTGGGCGTGGGCTTCGGTGCCCAGGCCGGCTGCTTCTACGGCCTCACCGCCTGGCTGCCGACACTGCTGGCCGACCGCAACGGCCTGTCCCCCACGGGCGCCGGCGCGGCGTCGTCGGTCTTCCACGCCGCCGCCATCGTCGGCGCGCTCCTCGTGCCGCTCGTCCTCCACCGGAGGACGCCGCGGGCGACCGCCGGGCTCCTCGCCGCCTGCTGGCTCGTCCTCCCGGTCGGCATGCTCCTCGCCCCCGCCGGGTGGCCCGTGTGGACGTCGCTCGGCGGCGCCGCCCAGGGCGGCGTCTTCACGCTCGTCGTCGTGCTGCTGACGGTGCTCGCGGACGACGACGACGACGCCCGCCGCTCCTCCGCCCTCGTCCAGGGCCTCGGCTACACCCTCGCCGCCCTCGGCCCCACCGTGCTCGGGGCCGTCCACGCCGCGACGGACGGCTGGGACGAGCCCCTGCTCCTCGTCCTCGGCGCGCTCCTCGTCATGGTCGTCGCCGTCGGGGCCCCCGCCCACGTGGCGACCCAGCAGCAGCGCGCCGCCCGCGAGCCCGCGCCCAGCCCCTGA
- a CDS encoding threonine synthase → MSTPTTAGPADVAGPWSTLSHLECPRCGDHLDASVHQGLCPRDGSPLLARYDLGAVAVTPDDVARRAPDLWRYHELLPVQGPEGVVTLGEGMTPLLEMRRLAEDLDVGRLLVKDEGLLPTGSFKARGAAVGVSRAKELGVRGLAMPTNGNAGAAWAAYAARAGLPLLVAMPLGAPAITRAECVAAGAQLHLVDGLISDAGKLTAAAVAADPDAWTDVATLKEPYRIEGKKTMGYEIAEQLGWRMPDVVVYPTGGGVGLIGIWKALLELRELGWVSGPLPRLVAVQATGCAPIVRAFEAGADVSEPWVDASTVAFGITVPKALGDFLVLRAVRETGGTAVAVDDDELLAELQHVGALEGLVMCPEGAAVVSAVRRLRGSGWIGADDEVVCLNTGAGIIYPEALPVRVGDGDGEVPVVAKDGRLDVRRG, encoded by the coding sequence GTGAGCACCCCCACCACCGCCGGGCCCGCCGACGTCGCCGGCCCGTGGAGCACGCTGTCCCACCTGGAGTGCCCGCGGTGCGGCGACCACCTCGACGCGTCCGTGCACCAGGGGCTGTGCCCGCGCGACGGCTCGCCGCTCCTGGCGCGCTACGACCTCGGCGCCGTCGCGGTGACGCCGGACGACGTCGCCCGCCGCGCGCCCGACCTGTGGAGGTACCACGAGCTCCTGCCGGTCCAGGGGCCCGAGGGCGTCGTCACGCTGGGGGAGGGCATGACGCCGCTCCTCGAGATGCGGCGTCTCGCCGAGGACCTCGACGTCGGCCGGCTGCTCGTCAAGGACGAGGGGCTGCTGCCCACCGGGTCGTTCAAGGCGCGCGGCGCCGCGGTCGGCGTCTCGCGGGCGAAGGAGCTCGGCGTCCGCGGCCTCGCGATGCCGACCAACGGCAACGCCGGCGCGGCGTGGGCCGCCTACGCCGCGCGGGCCGGGCTGCCGCTGCTCGTCGCCATGCCGCTCGGCGCCCCCGCCATCACCCGGGCCGAGTGCGTCGCCGCCGGGGCGCAGCTGCACCTCGTCGACGGGCTCATCAGCGACGCCGGGAAGCTGACCGCGGCGGCCGTGGCGGCGGACCCCGACGCCTGGACCGACGTCGCGACGCTCAAGGAGCCGTACCGCATCGAGGGCAAGAAGACGATGGGGTACGAGATCGCCGAGCAGCTCGGCTGGCGGATGCCCGACGTCGTCGTCTACCCGACCGGCGGCGGCGTGGGCCTCATCGGGATCTGGAAGGCGCTGCTCGAGCTCCGCGAGCTCGGCTGGGTGAGCGGGCCGCTGCCGCGGCTCGTCGCCGTCCAGGCCACCGGCTGCGCGCCGATCGTCCGCGCCTTCGAGGCCGGTGCGGACGTCAGCGAGCCGTGGGTCGACGCCTCGACGGTGGCCTTCGGCATCACGGTGCCGAAGGCGCTCGGCGACTTCCTCGTGCTGCGGGCGGTGCGCGAGACGGGCGGGACGGCGGTCGCCGTCGACGACGACGAGCTGCTGGCCGAGCTGCAGCACGTCGGCGCGCTCGAGGGGCTCGTGATGTGCCCCGAGGGGGCCGCCGTCGTGTCCGCGGTGCGCCGCCTGCGGGGCTCGGGCTGGATCGGCGCCGACGACGAGGTGGTCTGCCTGAACACCGGCGCCGGGATCATCTACCCCGAGGCGCTGCCCGTCCGGGTCGGCGACGGCGACGGCGAGGTGCCGGTCGTGGCGAAGGACGGCCGCCTGGACGTGCGCCGTGGCTGA
- a CDS encoding SDR family oxidoreductase, whose protein sequence is MGSRTAVVTGGTAGVGRATVRALAGKGWDVAVLARGRAGLDGAVADVEAAGRRGLAVECDVADRAAVEAAAERVESELGPVGLWVNNAFVGSLAPFWDTDPDEYERMTAVTYLGQVNGTRAALRHMRPRDAGVVVNVGSALSHRAIPLQSAYCGAKHAVRGFSESVRVELKAEGSRVQLCQVMLPGLDTPQFDWNANQMDGHPMPVAPIFAPEVAARGIAHLADHPRRTLWVGVSTAYTIIGQRVAPSFLDWYLARTGISGQQTDDASRRRGSNVWEPRDEGTDVGAGGSFSDRSVRSDPWSAASMHRGVVGAALAGAGAAAGALAALRRR, encoded by the coding sequence ATGGGCAGCAGGACCGCCGTCGTCACCGGGGGCACCGCCGGGGTGGGGCGCGCGACCGTCCGTGCCCTGGCCGGGAAGGGCTGGGACGTGGCCGTGCTGGCGCGCGGCCGGGCCGGGCTCGACGGCGCCGTCGCCGACGTGGAGGCCGCCGGGCGCCGGGGGCTCGCCGTGGAGTGCGACGTCGCCGACCGCGCCGCCGTGGAGGCCGCCGCCGAGCGCGTGGAGTCCGAGCTCGGCCCCGTGGGGCTCTGGGTCAACAACGCCTTCGTCGGGTCGCTCGCGCCCTTCTGGGACACCGACCCCGACGAGTACGAGCGGATGACCGCCGTCACCTACCTCGGCCAGGTCAACGGGACGCGGGCGGCGCTGCGGCACATGCGCCCCCGCGACGCCGGCGTCGTCGTCAACGTGGGCTCGGCGCTGTCGCACCGCGCCATCCCGCTGCAGTCGGCGTACTGCGGGGCCAAGCACGCCGTGCGCGGCTTCTCGGAGTCGGTGCGGGTGGAGCTCAAGGCCGAGGGCAGCCGCGTGCAGCTGTGCCAGGTGATGCTGCCGGGCCTCGACACGCCCCAGTTCGACTGGAACGCCAACCAGATGGACGGTCACCCGATGCCCGTCGCGCCGATCTTCGCGCCGGAGGTGGCGGCCCGCGGCATCGCCCACCTCGCCGACCACCCCCGGCGGACGCTGTGGGTCGGCGTCTCCACGGCGTACACGATCATCGGCCAGCGCGTCGCCCCGTCGTTCCTCGACTGGTACCTCGCCCGCACGGGCATCAGCGGGCAGCAGACCGACGACGCCTCGCGGCGCCGGGGCAGCAACGTGTGGGAGCCCCGCGACGAGGGCACCGACGTCGGCGCGGGCGGCTCGTTCTCCGACCGCAGCGTGCGCAGCGACCCGTGGTCGGCGGCGTCGATGCACCGCGGCGTCGTCGGGGCGGCGCTCGCCGGCGCGGGCGCCGCGGCCGGGGCGCTCGCGGCGCTGCGGCGCCGCTGA
- a CDS encoding PhoX family protein: MTTSPSSALVRGLRQALPMTGHTRGTRSAQTCHFRCGDACLSSNASTSTAPPFEALAERAVARRSLLAGLGVAAVAGVALTPGTAEARGRGSRAAQAVSAPGALAPSGAMAGFAPVGPVPADVDDVVVPSGWEWTSVIAWGDAVERGAEPFDLDAQTPEKQAKQFGYNCDYLDVVPLDSSGRRGLLVANHEYTNENIMYPGYVDDASLTPEQKRISMAAHGMSVVEVRRGAPGQAWKPVTSRYGRRITASTTEFELTGPAAGHPLLRTSADPAGRTAVGTLNNCAGGTTPWGTVLSGEENFQGYFKTSTTMDQRNRAYGVTGAGRGWEAADERFDTAVEPNEVHRFGWIVELNPYDPTSTPRKHTAMGRFKHEGATASIAPDGRVVAYMGDDEGGQHMYKFVSRDRVGRNPRRGRDTDVLEHGDLYVARFDVPAAADPATTYDGTGEWLPLTLGGRSAVPGMSLEDVLVFTRQAAAAVGATPMDRPEDVERNPVTGKVYMACTNNSRRGAVGPANPRVGNRYGHVVEVTEDGDQTATTFTWSLPVVCGDPEDPSTYFSGLPASEVMPIACPDNVAFDEDGGLWVSTDGQPGSLQLADALHHVTTDGPLRGKVQTFLTVPVGGETCGPVVSTREGTVMVCVQHPGEVDGASIDNQVSRFPYDGLVRTPRPGVAMATRV, from the coding sequence ATGACGACCTCCCCGTCCTCCGCCCTCGTCCGGGGGCTCCGCCAGGCCCTGCCCATGACGGGCCACACGCGCGGCACCCGCTCGGCGCAGACGTGCCACTTCCGCTGCGGCGACGCCTGCCTGTCCAGCAACGCCAGCACGTCGACGGCGCCGCCCTTCGAGGCGCTCGCCGAGCGCGCCGTCGCCCGCCGCTCGCTGCTCGCGGGCCTCGGCGTCGCCGCCGTCGCCGGCGTCGCGCTGACGCCGGGCACCGCCGAGGCGCGCGGCCGCGGCTCCCGTGCGGCGCAGGCCGTCTCGGCGCCGGGCGCCCTCGCGCCGTCGGGCGCCATGGCGGGCTTCGCCCCCGTCGGCCCGGTGCCGGCGGACGTCGACGACGTCGTCGTGCCCTCGGGCTGGGAGTGGACGTCGGTCATCGCCTGGGGCGACGCCGTCGAGCGGGGCGCGGAGCCCTTCGACCTCGACGCGCAGACGCCGGAGAAGCAGGCCAAGCAGTTCGGCTACAACTGCGACTACCTCGACGTCGTCCCGCTGGACTCCTCGGGGAGGCGGGGCCTGCTCGTGGCCAACCACGAGTACACGAACGAGAACATCATGTACCCGGGCTACGTCGACGACGCCTCGCTCACGCCCGAGCAGAAGCGCATCTCGATGGCCGCCCACGGCATGTCCGTCGTCGAGGTCCGCCGCGGCGCGCCGGGCCAGGCGTGGAAGCCCGTCACCTCCCGCTACGGCCGCCGCATCACGGCGTCGACGACGGAGTTCGAGCTGACCGGCCCGGCCGCCGGCCACCCGCTGCTGCGCACGTCGGCCGACCCGGCCGGCCGTACGGCGGTCGGCACGCTCAACAACTGCGCCGGCGGCACGACGCCGTGGGGCACCGTGCTCTCCGGCGAGGAGAACTTCCAGGGGTACTTCAAGACCTCGACGACGATGGACCAGCGCAACCGTGCGTACGGCGTCACGGGCGCCGGCCGCGGCTGGGAGGCGGCGGACGAGCGCTTCGACACGGCCGTCGAGCCGAACGAGGTGCACCGCTTCGGCTGGATCGTCGAGCTCAACCCCTACGACCCCACGTCGACGCCGCGCAAGCACACGGCCATGGGCCGCTTCAAGCACGAGGGCGCCACGGCGTCGATCGCCCCCGACGGCCGCGTCGTCGCCTACATGGGCGACGACGAGGGCGGCCAGCACATGTACAAGTTCGTCTCCCGCGACCGCGTGGGACGCAACCCCCGTCGCGGCCGCGACACCGACGTCCTCGAGCACGGCGACCTCTACGTCGCGCGCTTCGACGTCCCGGCCGCCGCCGACCCGGCGACGACCTACGACGGCACGGGGGAGTGGCTGCCGCTGACGCTGGGCGGCCGCTCCGCCGTCCCGGGCATGAGCCTCGAGGACGTCCTCGTCTTCACGCGCCAGGCGGCGGCCGCCGTGGGCGCCACGCCGATGGACCGCCCCGAGGACGTCGAGCGCAACCCGGTCACCGGCAAGGTCTACATGGCCTGCACGAACAACAGCCGCCGCGGCGCCGTCGGGCCGGCCAACCCCCGTGTGGGCAACCGGTACGGCCACGTCGTCGAGGTGACGGAGGACGGCGACCAGACGGCGACGACCTTCACCTGGTCGCTGCCCGTCGTCTGCGGCGACCCGGAGGACCCCTCGACGTACTTCTCGGGGCTGCCCGCGTCCGAGGTCATGCCCATCGCGTGCCCGGACAACGTGGCGTTCGACGAGGACGGCGGCCTCTGGGTCTCCACGGACGGCCAGCCCGGCTCGCTGCAGCTGGCCGACGCCCTCCACCACGTGACGACGGACGGCCCGCTGCGCGGCAAGGTCCAGACCTTCCTCACCGTGCCCGTCGGCGGCGAGACCTGCGGCCCCGTCGTCAGCACCCGCGAGGGCACCGTCATGGTCTGCGTCCAGCACCCGGGCGAGGTGGACGGCGCCTCCATCGACAACCAGGTGTCGAGGTTCCCGTACGACGGGCTCGTGCGGACGCCGCGTCCGGGCGTCGCCATGGCGACGCGCGTCTGA
- a CDS encoding GNAT family N-acetyltransferase, which yields MTDSRAAAGRVEWHRAGWDDPRVVALRTAMDGEMADRYRDTEDTFRALVEPAGTQWWATWVAELDGEPVATATLRRLGDERDGLAEVKKVYVAPAGRRRGLAAAALRLVEDECRARGVDVVHLHTGDRQPEALALYAREGWEREPVFAPYDVLDVSVCFRKALVPAPR from the coding sequence GTGACGGACTCACGCGCCGCGGCAGGTCGGGTCGAGTGGCACCGGGCAGGGTGGGACGACCCCCGCGTCGTCGCCCTCCGGACGGCCATGGACGGCGAGATGGCCGACCGGTACCGCGACACCGAGGACACCTTCCGGGCGCTCGTCGAGCCCGCGGGCACGCAGTGGTGGGCTACCTGGGTGGCCGAGCTCGACGGCGAGCCCGTCGCCACGGCCACGCTCCGGCGCCTCGGCGACGAGCGCGACGGTCTGGCCGAGGTCAAGAAGGTGTACGTGGCCCCGGCCGGGCGACGTCGCGGCCTCGCCGCCGCCGCGCTGCGCCTGGTCGAGGACGAGTGCCGCGCGCGCGGGGTCGACGTCGTCCACCTCCACACGGGCGACCGCCAGCCCGAGGCCCTGGCCCTCTACGCCCGCGAGGGCTGGGAGCGCGAGCCCGTCTTCGCGCCGTACGACGTCCTCGACGTCAGCGTGTGCTTCCGGAAGGCGCTCGTCCCCGCACCCCGGTGA